The genomic stretch AAACACAGAAACAGTGTCTAGCAGCCACCCACTTTGGGCTGGTTGGGTTGGGTTGGGTTGGGTGCGGGTCCTTCATTCCCCTTTCATTCGTGAAAGCTGAAAGCTCCAATTCCAATGTCGATCATGGCGGTGCCCATTGTTCTGTGATAACATTAATTCATCAGTTTTAATTGGAGTTATGCCCTCCACCTCCGCCTTATTTTCCCTTCCCTTCTCTCTTTCCCTCCGCCTCCACAATTCTCGGGCTACGCTTCTTTGTCCAACAACCCCATCTCCCCTTTCATTCAATTTATCCCCCCCTCCTAAAAAGGtaaccctctctctctctctctctctctctctctctctctctctctctctctctctctctctctctctctctctctctctctctctgtagATAACTCTATGTCCATTTCTTTTTCCCCTTTGTTCTTTAAAATTTTGTCTCGTAGCTCAATTGAATTGTGCGTTTGTTTtttcaaaatgaaaaaatattcaGATATTTAATTTGATGACTGAATTATGTGAAGTACTGAAATGGTtagttagtttttctttttaaggTTCTTTGCTGGTAAGTTTTGTTCTGATCCGAATAATTCATTTCTCCGTTGTAGAAGTGGAGACTGCTGTGTCTTAGGCATGAAAACGCTCCATTGGAAAATAATGGCTCCGAGTTCACAGATAAATTGGCAGGAGATTTGGTGAAGCCTAAAGGTGACAAGTCCAAGGAGTTAAATAAAGATTGGCTTGCAACTCTCCATAAGGTATTGATTTCATTTGTTTAGTCATGTTTCATGAAGATCATTTTCAGAATGTTTAAGGAATTTACTCATCTGCCTATCTCTTATATCTTATAACCTATTTTGGCTTAAAAATTTGAAGTCCTGTGCTTAGGCTTGGTTTGGTAGAAAGCACACAGCTACTCCTTTTGggtttgaaaattaaaaaaaaaaaaaaaaaaaatgctatTTGTATACCAAATTCAATTACTAAAATCTGTcaccaatgtatttgtgtataaatacatgtgtggtttaatttattttcgatatgtatttgtatttcaacatgtattttatactagtagctgactttagtggctgattttagtgtatacGTAGCATTAGTCCATAAAAAAATCatgcaatttttaaaaaatatgggTATTTTTAAAAGCATTTAAAGTGAAGCTTTTGAAAGATAACTTGTACTTGGCAAAATTAAAAAGGTAAATATCTATTTCGGTCCTGATAATTGTTTAAAGGACTAAGAGACTcccaataaattttttttttcaaggatTATGAGGCCTCCAATAAAAAAataccttttttattttttgatatttaattttgtgAGATTGATTAGTTTCTCTTGTCAATGATCATTCTTCAAAACATATTTATGTGATACGTTAATTACTAATATAtcttctaaataaaaataatttaaaaattactaatattttttagttttacacaaaaaaaatttagccaatatatttgaaaaaaataataaaaaaaaactaaggcCTTGACAATTACCTCTAAAGACGAGATTCCCAACAAAAAAGAATTTGTTAATCCTAGTTGGCTCTTAACGGATAAATCATCAGTTTAACATACCATATAAACTTATTCCATTAATATAGAGGAAAAATATTAACAAAGAGGCTAATCAGTCTCATAGAAATAAATATCAAGAACcgaaaagaatatttttttattgaaggTCTCATTGTCTTTCAAAGTAATTGTCAGATACTATTTAGGATTTTTTCTCaaattaaaaagtttaatataatttcaaatttaattaatattcaaatttaattcttacgttaatatttttaaattttaaaagttattttaccAAACATACTTGTTGCTTGTGTTTATTAAAagtcatttttaatttaatttatcaaatataaatgttataatttaaaaaaaaactatcttttaaaagtttgtttttataaactatttttaaaaaataaaaattttatcaaatcaaatattaataAGCACTAATTTAATAGATTATATGTCATATGGTCATTTATATGGACCTTGTTcatattgtttttaatttgcACATCAGCGCAACCCATTAGGGTACTGTATAGGCCTAAAATGAATTTTATGACTTCCGTTTGGTTTCCTTCATGTTGGTGAAATACTGCTAAATTTATTGTTGAGTCTGTCCCTTCATAAACTCTCTGACATGCTAACCTTGTTTAAAGTTGGTTTCTCATGCATTTCCAATGCTTGTGATCACTGAAACCGACCTACTCCTCAATTTTTTTGACAAACTTGACAAATTCTGATTTAATTCCATGGACCTGAAAATTTAGAGTTGTCTTTGTGATCACTTCCCATTCTTGATTATCACATTCTAAATGgggtgtgtatatatatatatataaggaaaaagaaaaaacattaTGTGTTATTGATATATTCTTATTAGAGCGAtacaacaataataacaataataaagtCTTATTCCATTAGGTGGGGTCGACTACATACATTAAACAATTCTATTGCAGCCTATCATGTATTATGTTCACAGTGAGACTGTTTACACATAAATTTTCATTGACCACCTCAtgtatgattttatttttggtcTTTCTCTACTATTCGCTCCGTGTTTACCTTTCATCTCGTCCATCCACTTGATCGGATGCTCTACAATAGACGTTATTCCAACTTTCTCTCTTATATCTTCGTTTCTTATTTTATCCATACATGTGCGGCCGATCATGCGCAGCGTCCTCATTTTTGCCACACTAAACTTATGTCCATGCTCACCTTTTACTGTCCAATACTCTGTTTCATACAACATAGTCAGTCTAATGACAGTGAGATAaaattttcctttaaattttaaaggtaCTTTTTTGTCGCATGTAAAACCAGACGCACTCTGCCACTTTGACCAGCTTGCTTGTATCCTATGTTTTTCATATTTCTCAAGCTCTCCATTATCCTTAATTATGCATCCAAGATACTTAAAAACACTTTACTTGTGGTAAGATAGTTTCTCTAATTTTCGCTTCTGTATTATTGTTTCTCCTTCGCCTACCAAACTTACATCCCATATATTTCGTCTCGCATATCCTTACTTATACGAATATATGCAATCCTTACACACTTCTTCTCTAAAACCTTCTATAGAACCTCTCTTGGTACTTTGTTATATgcttttccaaatcaataaacaacATGTGTAGATCTTTTTCATTACTCTGGTATCTCTCCATCATTCTCCTTAACAAGTATATAGATCTAATGGTGGATTTATTCGGCATAAAGCCAAATTAGTTCTCCGAGACCTATATCTCATGTatcaacctccgttctattaTCCTCTCCCACAATTTCATGTATGACTCATGAGTTTGATCCCTATGTAGTTTTCATAATTTTGTATATCCctcttatttttgtaaataGAGACCAAAGTGTTTTAACTCCACTCATCCAACATCCTCTTACTTCGAAATCTCGAATCATTCTATAATAGTTGaagttttgtttttctttcctCGTATATAACCAACCAAAGCATGGAAAAGTCTCttgttatttattaaataaCTCATACAAGTAGCTCCTCCATCTTTTATTCATACTCTCATTTTGGACCAAATCCTTactgtttttgcttttgatgCATTTAACTTGATCCAAATATCTTGTTCTTCTTTCTTGACTCTGCGattttatatatatcttttttccTTTCCTTCGTACCCAAATAATGATAAAAATCCTCATATgctattgttcttgttcttACTTTACTTACTAACACTTTAGTCTCCTTCTTAGcaatcttataattttttttctcaactTTTAACATCGCAGCTTAAAGACCAGTTTTTGAAACATTTCCTCTTTACCTTTTTCTTCTCTTGAATATTTGTGTTCCACCACCATGACTCCTTGCAGATTTTTCTTCTACCCATCTTTGTAGCTTCTTTGCTTTTCACCTTTCGCTCAATGCGAAAATCTATGACGAGCACCCTATATTGTGTCGTCAACTTCTTTTTCGGAATAATTTTACAATTGGTGCAAAATTTCCGGTTGACTCTCCTTAGCAAAAGGAAATCGATTTGAGAGCTTATTACaccactcttataggttataaggTATTCGTCTCTCTTCTTCAAATAAGTATTTGCGATGAGGAGatcaaaagttgaggaaaagtccaAGATAATTTTGTTCTTCGTATTGGGAGCCTTGAAACCATGGCCCCCAGTATTCTCTCATATCCATTTACATTGTTTCCAACATGACGGTTTAAATTTCTTCCTAAAAAATGCTTGTCTCCCAAAGGTATGTCTTGAATTAAACTTTCTAACTCCTCCTAGAACTTCTTCTTGTGTTGTTCTTCTAAACCTACTTTTGGTGCATATGCACTAATCACATGAAAAATATCCCTTTCTACCGCAAGTTTTATAGCGATAATCCGATCCTCTACCCTTTTGACCTCTACCACATCCTTTTTCCGCTGCTTAAATACAATAATGCCTACTCCATTTCTATTCGTCACCTTTCCTGCATACCAAAGCTTAAACCCTAAAGTATCTAACTCTCTTGTCTTCATCCCTGCTCATTTCATTTTTTGTAGGCACATTATGTTAATCTTTCTCCTTGTGACGGTGTCTACCACCTCTATAGATTCTCCTGTAAGTGTGTCTATGTTCCATATCCCAAACTGTAGTGTTCTGTTACCTATGTCTTTACTTTCACTCTTCCTTGGTTAACTAACTTATTTATCCTCATTTGTTCACAAAAACCAAACGTGAAAACCCTTGCTCATTTTGCACTACACCCGGGTTTCGATGCAGCGGCTTTTGCTCATTTGACACTATACTCGAGTCATACAGCGCGTTGCTTGGAGTCAACAACCTAACTTTGGCGCAATAATGTCTCTGGTCTATGTCATGAAGATTCAAATAAGTTGTTATGCTGGCTGTCGAGGGTCAAACACAATCCTCTTCCTTTATCTGGGCTTGGAACCACTATGTAACATGGGCGGAGTTATTATATAAAATAGGTCTAGATTGATTGGATAGTCTAACCAAATAATCTAATTATACTGATTGCTAGTTATGGGACTACATTAATCAGATTTATATTATTCAGCCACTGATTATATACCCTTCTCTCTCCAACATGGTTTTAGAGTCTTTCCGtaggaaaaaaagaaattgTTTGTAAGAACCTGCGCTTAATTTGAATGTGTTTTAGATTATTGAATGAGAGCCAAATTAATAACCAAATTCGGTGTTAAAGTTCTATGGAATTTATACCTTGATGCATCACTTTTGGCAAAATTAAGCAGCTTTTATTATGGTTTGCCCTAAAAAGTATAGCATGATCAATTAAAAACAACTTAACttcaaccctaaaccctaaatcccaTTTATGTTATGTTAAACAATGCAAGCATCAATGGTGaagttttttcttttccttgatgaAAAAGTGAAAGTGATGTTGTTGCATTCAGATCATTAGTTCCATCGTTGATGGGGAACCTTGGGCAGTTCCTTGGACGGCAAAGACCATTGTTCAGGTAAAAgcatttcttatcttttatcttttagATACCATTATCAATAATGTATTTTCTCAGAATATGTTTGGTATGATAAATTGAGGTTCTGTTCTCCTGCTTCTTTTGATTGGAATGACCATGTGGAAAATGCATGCATGCAATGATCATTCCATCATAGGCCCTGATTCGACAAGACCAGAAAGACGTATTTCTCCCTCTTTTGGGAGGAATGAGGAGTTTCTGGCTGGTGCTTGAGAATGagtgtatatataataatataaatgtgTGTGATTGTGATTGTAAAGGTGTATGTTATAATTCCTTTTAGTTAAGAACTCTTAGATGGATTCTGCAGGTTATGCTTCTTTGGATTGCTTCATTTTGGTTTGTAGGATCTTGGATAGTTCCATTTTTGGCTTCCATGGCGGGGTTTAGAAAGGAGTCTCTCACATACAGGGGACAAGCATTGTATAGCCTATTAACTGATATTGCGGAAGGTGTGGTTGGCATAGTGATACTTCATCGTTGCCTTGCAAAGTTTAAACCACTCACATCCGactggtttaaatttgaattcaaagGCAATTGGCTTTTTGATGTCACTTTAGGCTGCCTCATGTTCCCTGTTATCAATCACCTGTCACAGGTGAACTTAAATTTGTTACCTGTGCTTCAATCTAGTCCTGTGACTGTCTCAAGCGTAGAGCAATCAATTGTGGCACGAGACCCAGTGGCAATGGCCCTCTATGCAATGGTTGTCTCAGTTTGCGCCCCAATATGGGAGGAGATCGTCTTCCGAGGTTTCCTTCTCCCGTCTCTAACCAAGTACATGCCACTATGGTCTGCCATATTAGTTAGCTCAGTAGCATTTGCCTTGGCACATTTTAACATTCAGAGGATGCTGCCACTTGTATTTCTAGGCATAGTGATGGGTGCTGTCTTTGTAAGATCTAAGAACCTCTTTCCATCAATGTTGTTGCATAGTTTGTGGAATGCTTTTGTATTTCTGGATCTAATGAAGTAATATAGTTCTTAATAGTATCATGTTTCTGGCGCCTCCCTACTCACTGTCACCCAAATCTCCAAGATTTATTTAGTATATAAAATTATACTTCTCAATAATGCGCATGGAGGATTAATGAGATGAGGTTGCGGTAGTGATTGTTGTGTTTGTGAACTTGTGCTGCATCTGACAATTGCCGGTTCTTTCTATAACGAGTTCCTCGTATGATAAGCATTATTGCCAATTGTAATAAATTTTTGCAGTGACAGTGCAACGAGATGAAAGGTTTCAGTAGTAATATCGTGTGAATTATGAGCAATAAAGGTCAACTGTGAAACGAGAAAAACataatttgatttatttctgttcttttctttttcggcgTTCTAATTAAGCCACTagcatcaattttttttttcttttgattcaaCAACTCCCAATCCTAAACATTATATTCATGCATTACACACTAACACATACTACATGGGTATACACTATATAAAGGGGCATAAGTCTTTGATCGaaatttttagtaagttttttattttcaaaacttgAACTTGAATCATTTGTGTTCTTTTTTAGTGGACATTGTACTTGAATCATTTGTTTAAGGAATTGCTATATTTATCACCTTAACTGATTTTTCCATGATAAAAAGTTGGTTTATTTCGGTGCAACAAGATATTCTTTAAGTATTGTTCTTTATTCAATTTTTAGAGGagagagaataaaaaataaataattttgagtGAATACCCATCCGATTCCTGACAATTATCTTGAAAGGATAacgagataaaaaaaaaaacacccaaTCCGGTCtctggtattttttttttgaactgatTAGCCATtgtacaaaaaaaataacattgacTTTTTTTGGCACAAGAACTAATCAGTCTCATAAAAGTAAATCTCAGGAGCCGGGTTGGGTATTTATTTTTGTCAAGAATCTCGTTGTCTTTTGAGATAATTGTCAGAGACTATTTTAGacttttttcaataatttttctgattttttgaATAACTAATACATAAAAtagatatttaaattaattaaataatgataaatttttaaaaaaattgaataaagaTGAAAAGTTAAAAAACAACTAGTATTTCTCTTATTTCAAACGATACAAAATTACTAATATCATTTGCCCTCCTACCATTCTTACATATTCATCTTTCTAGAATGTGCTGAGACAGACAAACAGTCTAAAAATAAGTGTATATAATTTGTtaaaaagagtttaattttgatgtattgaTAGTGTATTGTGTAATTACATCTATTCTTTTggatatttaatattatataattaatttctattatttataatttgaccactaattatgtaaaaaataaatttaaataaaaaactaaagttaaaaaaaattgtgccataatatttaaaattgacATTACCGTTGAATTTACCTAATAATGTGAAAAAAAGGATATTGTAGCACTAACGTTATCGTCAGAAAAATTTACCGGTAATCAAATAGTTTTTGGCAAATAATCCGTTGGACGAAAAAATCCGATGGTAACTAACTATCGGCATGGTTTACACCGTTGAATTCCTTCGATAAATAATTTATCTTcggattttatttattttttcaacgATAATTTTAATGATACTTAACGTCTTTTTTGCATAGATACCTACCATTTTTAAAAgcaaatcaagtaatttttatacaaatctctcttattttttctttcaatataatattaaacttttaatatttctaatcttaaaaattttgatctcatttattataccttaacaaacaaaaattgtttaacataaaataataaaaaataaaaaattattaattttatatatttatgtcTCCAACAATCATtgacataaattaaaattattcaataattaattattagatttAATAGATTACAACTAACATCAATTTGATTTTACCTTATCAATAGATGATCTAAATTTAAACtaagataaattttataaatcaaagaaaaatgtttgaaTAAGTGAAtgactaaaaatttaaaataactgCTATATTTGTTCAGTGTCAGAAtccaacaaaattatttttttttcagaaaataATTCACAgttatttgataaaaatttaaataaaaaatttccacttaaaaaacaaaaatttaaaaatgttaaaatctaaaaatctaaaaatttggatgagaaaataatttttttatattttaattattaattactttgatgaataattatttttttttgtgttgtcCACGCGGTATGAATTGCTGCATGCAAAAGACGGAATTTAAACCTCTCACTCGACAAATTCAAGTTGATTAATAATTATAGTTTATATTTATAGTTATTGGAGTCGTAGAACTAGAaagtatatataattaataatatattatttttctattattctttGTTAAGAAAATCTTACTTGCTATGGTGTAATAAATAAGATTAACGttaatagaattaaaaaaatattttaaaaagtaaaaaattatgaaaaaattgtCTAAGAAATAACTtgatttacttttttaaattttatgaacaAAATGACTCacacatatatttttaataacttATTTGATTTTACATAAATTTATGATAtatcaaataatatataatatgctATGTGCTAGTGATATGATACgttagttaattattttgtaacatgTAGTATTAACCAGAAATAGAACTAAAACTTTGTTTGGAGGAAGCCAACataaaaaacataattaaataaaaagctaaaaaattaaattaaattaaaagagactaaataaaccataaaaataaagaattttacatgtagaattattattttaaaagagaTCATTACTTTCTTTAAACTACACTAAATTCTGTCTCTAGTATTAAGTTATTATTAACATATCATATTATCATACTTATATAGTATTTAACGTGATATATTAAtatctaattaataaaaaatcaaattaattaatttaaaattatattttttatagattaatttaaataatatgatcttttaaaaattaaataatctatatttcaagaattaatttaactattaaGTTCATATTTTAGATTCCCAagttagaaataaaataaaaaaaaaatacacgaAAGTGTACGTTAAGTGTTAATTGTAAAATATTTGAGCTTGACTTCAGAAAGACCAATCTCGTTGACCTGAGGTTTGCCCTTTGACGTGTGCCTCAATGCATCGATGATTGTACAAACTAGAAAACTCAAGTAATTTGCAAGTAAATTACTGGGAAAATCACTAGTAGACTCTTAAAGAAAACGACATGCGAGAAAATATAAGTAtatgaataattaataatacaaTCGCATCCCGCGTGGAAATATAATGAGCAAGCAAATGGGAATAGACTGAGGAATACTTGACGCAGCTATAGTTAAATTCCTATGCAGTTTCTGAGTTTCGTGTTCTGCATATCACATTGtagtattaaaataattaattaatgcattaactttactattttttttaaattcttttcatATATAAAATGCATTAATTATTAGCTTTACTTGATCAGTGCCTTATCTATCCAGTTATATATCCTTATGTGTTCATATTCATAGTTTACAGTAACTATATTGGGACAAAATGATTTTGTGTGGGTTAGttatcgaaaaaaaaaaaaaacacttgtCAACCATACTAAATTTCACTCCATGACATATTTTTAAAGGGCAAAAAAAGCCAAAATGATTTTGTGCCAAACAAAAGGTaaaaatcataataaaataataccaAACTTGAGAAAATATTACAAAATCCGTAAATGTATACCATAATCCTAAATGCTTAGGATAATATCATGAGGGTGGAAATTTTGGTATGGTAGATATAAAAGTTAGAATGATGATAtgtaaaatcataaataaattacaccttttaatttctattattatttttttgacatTACATCATGTGAGGTTCGATTGTTCgaacttaaatatttttacatggaaagagaaaacaaatgTCATATTAGTTAGGGCTCATTAGCTATGGCATCTCTTAGGCGGAGCTAGATGAAATATTAGAGGAggactaaaaatatttatacaataaaataaaactaaaataaaattttaaagaaaactaaattaaaatttacatataaaaattaaaactaggGGGGGCCGTTGTCCCCTTTCTCTCCATGTAGCTCTGCCCCTGCCTCCTAGTTAACACAATAAAAGAGTTACCCaccatatataaaataaataaatttttaataaaaataacattttggtaaaaatatttgtaaataataataaattaaattgatatcAGATGTTAGTATGTTACGCCCAAGCTATGACAAAAATAGACATTATGGGTGGATAAAACTGCCAAGCATACACCCGTTTTACTGTGCCCCCTAATGTAACTCCATTATAATGTGATAACTACTCTATTAAAAAGTTTATAtaaatat from Arachis stenosperma cultivar V10309 chromosome 9, arast.V10309.gnm1.PFL2, whole genome shotgun sequence encodes the following:
- the LOC130947662 gene encoding uncharacterized protein LOC130947662: MPSTSALFSLPFSLSLRLHNSRATLLCPTTPSPLSFNLSPPPKKKWRLLCLRHENAPLENNGSEFTDKLAGDLVKPKGDKSKELNKDWLATLHKIISSIVDGEPWAVPWTAKTIVQVMLLWIASFWFVGSWIVPFLASMAGFRKESLTYRGQALYSLLTDIAEGVVGIVILHRCLAKFKPLTSDWFKFEFKGNWLFDVTLGCLMFPVINHLSQVNLNLLPVLQSSPVTVSSVEQSIVARDPVAMALYAMVVSVCAPIWEEIVFRGFLLPSLTKYMPLWSAILVSSVAFALAHFNIQRMLPLVFLGIVMGAVFVRSKNLFPSMLLHSLWNAFVFLDLMK